From Deinococcus radiotolerans, a single genomic window includes:
- a CDS encoding Ig-like domain-containing protein — protein sequence MRSVLNTTLALTTLTLALASCGQRAVTPTAKGPLMKVEVSAPAFAGQGLGAQGLTGDAPARHYDVTVRDSAGKTVTFNGTTYDPTGTGATTLTLNSANSYHRLLLLPKGDYTFENKVKDDATSATLLAYGPAAENAGTVDKNNTVIRIKSHAVYDAATSTLAPSLSMNELYTDTTFNLSLNLKTAPVNSGASATVPTSDIGPVTYTLGNVSDGVLNGAGSKIGVNVTSRGTDTDSELNVTATFQAWVQVAGTDTASYQTVSESFAKQIQTNGLTTDTVMPTLTFATASASTGAALNLTGTVGDDQGVQNVRAYVDGNLVASNNPAEQSGGVAALTGDSQGNWTAAWTPAKDGDYSVVVIAEDTSGNETRAEQTITATTPTGVTYNITPAYDWNTNAVTFMAGQVNTFKVHWDGSYSYMHVWMSVLSGPGDFTATLTAPDGSNQPIFYGGNNTGYIEFGDQYQPGDYTITMVSNSDAVIDVQAHLH from the coding sequence ATGCGTTCAGTCCTCAACACCACCCTTGCCCTGACCACCCTCACCCTGGCCCTCGCGTCCTGCGGCCAGCGCGCCGTCACCCCCACCGCCAAAGGACCCCTCATGAAGGTCGAGGTCAGCGCGCCCGCCTTCGCAGGGCAGGGCCTCGGCGCACAGGGCCTCACCGGCGACGCCCCCGCCCGCCACTACGACGTGACCGTCCGCGACAGCGCCGGCAAGACCGTCACCTTCAACGGCACCACCTACGACCCCACCGGCACCGGCGCCACCACCCTGACCCTGAACAGCGCCAACAGCTACCACCGCCTCCTGCTCCTCCCCAAAGGGGACTACACCTTCGAAAACAAGGTCAAGGACGACGCGACCAGCGCCACCCTCCTCGCGTACGGCCCCGCCGCGGAGAACGCCGGCACGGTCGACAAGAACAACACCGTCATCCGCATCAAATCCCACGCGGTGTACGACGCGGCCACCAGCACCCTGGCACCCAGCCTGAGCATGAACGAGCTGTACACCGACACGACGTTCAACCTCAGCCTCAACCTGAAAACCGCACCCGTGAACAGCGGCGCGTCCGCCACCGTCCCCACCAGCGACATCGGCCCCGTGACCTACACCCTGGGTAACGTCAGCGACGGCGTGCTGAACGGCGCGGGCAGCAAGATCGGCGTGAACGTCACGTCGCGCGGTACGGACACCGACAGTGAACTGAACGTCACCGCCACCTTCCAGGCGTGGGTGCAGGTCGCCGGCACGGACACCGCCAGCTACCAGACGGTCAGCGAAAGCTTCGCCAAGCAGATCCAGACCAACGGGCTGACCACCGACACGGTCATGCCCACGCTGACCTTCGCGACCGCCTCGGCCTCGACGGGCGCCGCGCTGAACCTGACCGGTACGGTCGGGGACGACCAGGGCGTGCAGAACGTCCGTGCGTACGTGGACGGCAACCTCGTGGCCAGCAACAACCCCGCCGAGCAGAGTGGCGGCGTCGCGGCCCTGACCGGCGACAGCCAGGGCAACTGGACGGCCGCGTGGACGCCCGCCAAGGACGGGGACTACAGCGTCGTGGTGATCGCGGAGGACACCAGCGGCAACGAAACCCGCGCTGAGCAGACCATCACCGCCACCACGCCCACCGGCGTGACCTACAACATCACGCCCGCCTACGACTGGAACACCAACGCCGTCACATTTATGGCCGGGCAGGTCAACACCTTCAAGGTGCACTGGGACGGCAGCTACAGCTACATGCACGTCTGGATGTCGGTCCTGAGCGGCCCCGGTGACTTCACCGCCACGCTGACCGCCCCTGACGGCTCCAACCAGCCGATTTTCTACGGCGGTAACAACACCGGCTACATCGAATTCGGCGACCAGTACCAGCCTGGCGACTACACCATTACCATGGTCAGCAACAGCGACGCTGTGATTGACGTTCAGGCACACCTGCACTAA
- a CDS encoding Ig-like domain-containing protein, with the protein MQNRIQLTLALTALTAALASCGTSTAPVAQLVKVDVAAPMGTLSGVQQGLSAQGFTGDAPTRHYDVTVRDSKGKVVAFNGTTYDPTGAGTTTLTLNDANQFKQTLLLPAGQYTFENKVKDDANNVLLGYGPGSENPGTVDAASTLIRLKSHAVLDPANTTLAPSMTLNELYTDTKFNLSLNLKTATFGAAMATVPTSDISAVTYTLGNVTDGVLNGAGSKVGVNVTSRGTDTDSELNVTASFSAWVQDSGRDTASYQPVSIAFAKQIQTNVMTTDTVMPTLSLNAAAPTVNTTATLAGTVGDDVMVQGVRVYVDGNLVASMDPSDNVAAVTGDSNGGWSAPWLVGAAGTYAVTVIAEDSSGNETRVDQSVTANDYQEINVTGGAYYQDFAFKAGVPQTFRINGARTYIYAWNYTWSAGSTLSGVLKNSAGQTLTTDPYYDANNDAELYNLTGAPGSYIFTVVSSVDQTVQIWAQ; encoded by the coding sequence ATGCAAAACCGCATTCAGCTCACCCTCGCCCTCACCGCCCTCACCGCCGCCCTCGCCTCCTGCGGCACCTCCACCGCCCCCGTCGCCCAGCTCGTCAAGGTGGACGTCGCCGCCCCCATGGGCACACTCTCCGGGGTTCAGCAGGGCCTGAGTGCGCAGGGCTTCACCGGCGACGCCCCCACCCGCCACTACGACGTGACCGTCCGCGACAGCAAGGGCAAGGTCGTCGCCTTCAACGGCACCACCTACGACCCCACCGGCGCCGGCACCACCACCCTGACGCTGAACGACGCCAACCAGTTCAAGCAGACCCTGCTGCTGCCCGCCGGGCAGTACACCTTCGAGAACAAGGTCAAAGACGACGCCAACAACGTCCTGCTCGGCTACGGTCCCGGCAGCGAGAACCCGGGCACCGTGGACGCGGCCTCCACCCTGATCCGCCTCAAGTCCCATGCGGTGCTCGACCCGGCCAACACGACGCTCGCCCCGAGCATGACGCTCAACGAGCTGTACACCGACACCAAGTTCAACCTCAGCCTCAACCTCAAGACCGCCACCTTCGGCGCGGCCATGGCCACGGTGCCCACCAGCGACATCAGCGCGGTCACCTACACCCTCGGCAACGTCACGGACGGCGTGCTCAACGGGGCAGGCAGCAAGGTGGGCGTGAACGTCACCAGCCGCGGCACGGACACCGACAGCGAACTGAACGTCACGGCCAGCTTCAGCGCCTGGGTGCAGGACAGTGGCCGCGACACGGCCAGCTACCAGCCCGTCAGCATCGCGTTTGCCAAGCAGATCCAGACGAACGTGATGACCACCGACACGGTCATGCCCACCCTGAGCCTGAACGCCGCGGCGCCCACCGTGAACACCACCGCGACCCTCGCGGGCACAGTCGGCGATGACGTGATGGTGCAGGGCGTGCGCGTGTACGTGGACGGCAACCTGGTCGCCAGCATGGACCCCAGCGACAACGTCGCCGCGGTGACCGGCGACAGCAACGGGGGCTGGAGCGCGCCGTGGCTGGTCGGGGCCGCAGGCACGTACGCCGTGACGGTGATCGCCGAGGACAGCAGCGGCAACGAAACCCGCGTCGACCAGTCCGTTACCGCCAACGACTACCAAGAGATCAACGTAACGGGCGGGGCTTACTACCAGGACTTCGCGTTCAAAGCGGGCGTGCCCCAGACCTTCAGGATCAACGGCGCCAGGACCTATATCTACGCCTGGAACTACACCTGGTCCGCCGGCTCGACGCTGTCCGGCGTTCTCAAGAACAGCGCCGGTCAGACGCTGACGACGGATCCCTATTACGACGCCAACAACGACGCTGAGCTGTACAACCTGACGGGGGCACCCGGAAGCTACATCTTCACGGTGGTGTCCAGCGTCGACCAGACCGTCCAGATCTGGGCCCAGTAA
- a CDS encoding DUF945 family protein — protein MRSDSDVDLRFFPAGLTLPASAATHEADNHPGVTHHGSEMKSAPVRIALIATAALLLGGAGLAVVAGQQTQRDVQEQLGRTKKALEDSGLATMVSSPYQGNALGGTQVTTLTLMPESDEPFVITLTSHVHNGPFPEGKAFGAATVTTDVTFPAEVQKTLDQAFGGQKISLQTLVKFGGNSVTTYRVPEGQFTEDGMTATWKAASGTVTAEGDRVRSDGQWPGLTMKGDGGLVTVGSSTWFMTGENAADGLGDAAATLNVGAVQATQDGKTLFSFGPVKAESAVQSDAKFVSSSATYHVATAAFEDQALDNLNLKVTVGHLDRQALAKLSRLDLEAEDFDPDVLNPIIEAVLKGAPTVSIDRFSVGSGKDEVQLTAKAALKAGANVDWSTLMLNPAALMSLLTVQAHAEGEAQAIEALAGDLAPGESDVGMMLQAAQEQGILVKKGSRLVTDVQLDQTGVKVNGVPMQ, from the coding sequence GTGCGCTCCGACAGCGACGTGGACCTGCGCTTCTTTCCCGCCGGCCTGACCCTCCCCGCCAGCGCGGCCACACATGAGGCAGACAACCACCCGGGCGTCACCCACCATGGAAGCGAGATGAAGAGCGCCCCAGTCAGAATTGCCCTGATCGCCACCGCTGCCCTCCTCCTGGGAGGCGCAGGCCTTGCCGTCGTCGCCGGTCAGCAGACCCAGCGGGACGTGCAGGAACAGCTCGGCCGTACCAAGAAGGCCCTGGAAGACTCCGGCCTGGCGACCATGGTCAGCAGCCCGTACCAGGGGAACGCCCTGGGTGGCACGCAGGTCACCACCCTCACCCTGATGCCGGAGAGCGACGAGCCCTTCGTGATCACGCTGACCAGCCACGTGCACAATGGTCCGTTCCCCGAGGGCAAGGCGTTCGGTGCAGCGACGGTCACGACGGACGTCACCTTCCCGGCGGAGGTTCAGAAGACGCTGGACCAGGCGTTCGGCGGTCAGAAGATCAGCCTGCAGACCCTCGTCAAGTTCGGGGGAAACAGCGTCACGACCTACCGCGTGCCGGAAGGCCAGTTCACCGAGGACGGTATGACCGCCACCTGGAAGGCCGCGAGCGGCACCGTGACCGCCGAAGGTGACCGTGTCCGCTCCGACGGGCAGTGGCCCGGGCTGACCATGAAAGGTGACGGGGGCCTCGTGACGGTCGGGAGCTCGACGTGGTTCATGACCGGCGAGAACGCCGCCGACGGGCTGGGGGACGCTGCGGCCACGCTGAACGTCGGGGCGGTCCAGGCCACCCAGGATGGCAAGACGCTGTTCAGTTTCGGGCCGGTCAAAGCCGAAAGTGCAGTCCAGAGCGACGCGAAGTTCGTGTCCAGCAGCGCCACCTACCACGTCGCCACAGCGGCCTTCGAAGACCAGGCGCTCGACAACCTGAACCTGAAGGTCACGGTGGGGCACCTCGACCGCCAGGCGCTGGCAAAACTGAGCCGACTCGACCTCGAAGCTGAGGACTTCGATCCGGACGTCCTGAACCCGATCATCGAAGCGGTGCTGAAAGGAGCGCCCACCGTGTCCATCGACCGGTTCTCAGTGGGGAGCGGCAAGGACGAGGTGCAGCTCACTGCCAAAGCCGCCCTGAAGGCCGGCGCGAACGTCGACTGGAGCACCCTGATGCTCAACCCCGCCGCCCTGATGTCCCTGCTGACTGTGCAGGCGCACGCTGAAGGTGAGGCGCAGGCGATCGAGGCGCTGGCCGGGGACCTCGCCCCGGGCGAGTCGGACGTGGGTATGATGCTGCAGGCCGCTCAGGAGCAGGGCATTCTGGTCAAGAAAGGCAGCCGCCTCGTGACCGATGTGCAGCTCGACCAGACCGGTGTCAAAGTCAACGGCGTGCCGATGCAGTAA
- a CDS encoding DEAD/DEAH box helicase gives MTLPAAGAFVTHVRDGQTGVVTGHEGGRLVVTWPSGRVSRAGRADVRCGLSAGQVVQDQPRSLRPSLGEGRVLDVRTLGGREQALVEFWTAGERQWLPWEQLVPVWSAQTLFEQGVAPLAGFAERFRLRHLALALQHWHRTTGALAQVDIDPLPHQLHLVQRILQSGNLNWLIADDVGLGKTIEVGLLLAALRARGLRRVLLVVPAGLTRQWQAELRTRFGLTQAVIYGQDFEISDPAQWPLYEVVIASMDRLKHERHLELAQQSGRWDLVVFDEAHRLSRSLYGLTYKTSERYALATALRALTENVVLLSGTPHQGDLDRFEALLELLRPGPVWRERIARLRLEPELLSGLVIRNRKADVTDAQGNFIFKGKVTRAVTAAQNEPEEVFDRALRRYLKQGYDASRENQKAIAIGFVMTIYRKLAASSVAAIQGALERRLLRLQRQGQDDPARPDEEDGSPFVERDEQVSGSRSEFFSGETELLRGLIDLARGLRAHDTKLQAFTQTLIGGILAGNPDERVLIFTEYRSTQDYLVQTLEQLAPGRVDVIHGGQTLEERAAAITHFENAGQFLVSTEAGGEGFNLQRRCHVLVNYDLPWNPMRLVQRVGRLYRYGQERPVVVFNLNVSGSLDDEILRQMYARLDAVAADLASVADEYREGLQEDIVGEVASFLDVRAILAEAATHTPSRTQARIEEALERARQAARQQDDLLRHSSGFDPHALRGELPIGETHLMAFVDGMFEQLGVTVTHRLHAGQVWEIKLTEDLQVQLNLNQNQRVAFNRRAASKHKATLLDSRSPLLGALFDLAGTYAFGGHVAQTPLGAGGTTCAVLRWQDDRGRPLSERFVVLQRQAGGVTLNPPAFSGHLQQPTADTPGVPTLTADAWPDFERALHDLLAAGASDDLHPAGYLVTGVAWAGQEPEQLTRALP, from the coding sequence GTGACCCTCCCGGCGGCCGGGGCGTTCGTCACGCACGTCCGGGACGGGCAGACCGGCGTGGTCACCGGGCATGAAGGCGGGCGGCTGGTCGTGACGTGGCCGTCCGGGCGCGTGTCGCGTGCTGGCCGGGCGGACGTCCGCTGCGGCCTGAGCGCCGGGCAGGTCGTGCAGGACCAGCCGCGCAGCCTGCGCCCATCCCTCGGGGAGGGCCGCGTGCTGGACGTGCGGACCCTCGGCGGGCGGGAACAGGCCCTGGTGGAGTTCTGGACGGCCGGGGAGCGCCAGTGGCTGCCGTGGGAGCAGCTCGTACCCGTCTGGAGTGCCCAGACCCTGTTCGAGCAGGGCGTGGCGCCCCTGGCGGGGTTCGCGGAGCGGTTCCGGCTGCGGCACCTGGCGCTGGCGCTGCAGCACTGGCACCGCACGACCGGCGCGCTGGCGCAGGTGGACATCGATCCGCTGCCGCACCAGTTGCACCTCGTGCAGCGCATCCTGCAGAGCGGGAACCTCAACTGGCTCATCGCGGACGACGTGGGCCTGGGCAAGACCATCGAGGTGGGCCTGCTGCTCGCCGCGCTGCGTGCGCGCGGCCTGCGCCGCGTCCTGCTGGTCGTCCCGGCGGGCCTGACCCGGCAGTGGCAGGCGGAACTCCGCACCCGCTTCGGGCTGACCCAGGCGGTGATCTACGGGCAGGACTTCGAGATCAGCGATCCTGCCCAGTGGCCGCTGTACGAGGTGGTGATCGCCTCCATGGACCGCCTGAAGCACGAGCGGCACCTCGAACTCGCGCAGCAGTCCGGCCGCTGGGACCTGGTGGTGTTCGACGAGGCGCACCGCCTCTCCCGCAGCCTGTACGGCCTGACGTACAAGACGTCCGAACGCTACGCGCTGGCCACGGCGCTGCGCGCCCTGACGGAAAACGTGGTGCTGCTCAGCGGCACGCCGCACCAGGGGGACCTCGACCGCTTCGAGGCGCTGCTCGAACTGCTGCGGCCCGGCCCGGTCTGGCGGGAGCGGATCGCGCGGCTGCGGCTCGAACCGGAGCTGCTCTCGGGGCTGGTCATCCGCAACCGCAAGGCGGACGTCACCGACGCGCAGGGGAATTTCATCTTCAAGGGCAAGGTCACCCGCGCGGTCACCGCGGCGCAGAATGAGCCGGAAGAGGTGTTCGACCGGGCGCTGCGCCGCTACCTGAAGCAGGGCTACGACGCGAGCAGAGAGAACCAGAAAGCCATCGCGATCGGGTTTGTGATGACCATCTACCGCAAGCTCGCCGCGTCCAGCGTCGCGGCCATCCAGGGCGCCCTGGAACGCCGCCTCCTGCGTCTGCAACGCCAGGGGCAGGATGACCCGGCCCGGCCGGACGAGGAGGACGGCAGCCCGTTCGTGGAACGGGACGAGCAGGTCAGCGGGTCGCGCAGTGAGTTCTTCTCCGGGGAGACGGAGCTGCTGCGCGGCCTGATCGACCTCGCACGGGGGCTGCGGGCGCACGACACGAAACTTCAGGCGTTCACGCAGACCCTGATTGGCGGCATCCTGGCGGGCAACCCGGACGAGCGGGTGCTGATCTTCACGGAGTACCGCTCCACGCAGGACTACCTCGTGCAGACCCTCGAGCAGCTCGCGCCAGGCCGCGTGGATGTCATCCACGGCGGGCAGACCCTCGAGGAGCGCGCCGCGGCCATCACGCACTTCGAGAACGCCGGGCAGTTCCTGGTGTCCACCGAGGCGGGCGGGGAGGGCTTCAACCTGCAGCGCCGCTGCCACGTCCTCGTGAACTACGACCTGCCGTGGAACCCCATGCGGCTCGTGCAGCGCGTCGGGCGCCTCTACCGCTACGGGCAGGAGCGGCCGGTCGTGGTGTTCAACCTCAACGTCTCCGGCAGCCTCGACGACGAGATCCTGCGGCAGATGTACGCGCGGCTTGACGCGGTCGCCGCGGACCTCGCGTCCGTCGCCGACGAGTACCGCGAGGGCCTGCAGGAGGACATCGTGGGTGAAGTCGCGAGCTTCCTGGACGTGAGGGCCATCCTGGCTGAGGCGGCCACGCACACGCCCAGCCGCACGCAGGCCCGCATTGAGGAGGCCCTCGAGCGGGCCCGGCAGGCCGCGCGGCAGCAGGACGACCTGCTGCGCCACTCCAGCGGCTTTGACCCGCACGCCCTGAGGGGCGAACTCCCCATCGGGGAGACGCACCTGATGGCCTTCGTGGACGGCATGTTCGAGCAGCTCGGCGTGACCGTCACCCACCGCCTCCACGCTGGTCAGGTGTGGGAGATCAAACTCACAGAGGACCTGCAAGTCCAGCTGAACCTCAACCAGAACCAGCGGGTCGCGTTCAACCGCCGCGCGGCCAGCAAGCACAAGGCCACGCTGCTCGACAGCCGCTCTCCCCTGCTGGGCGCCCTGTTCGACCTGGCCGGCACGTACGCCTTCGGGGGTCACGTCGCCCAGACGCCCCTCGGGGCGGGCGGCACCACCTGCGCGGTCCTGCGCTGGCAGGACGACCGCGGCCGGCCCCTGAGTGAGCGCTTCGTGGTCCTTCAGCGGCAGGCGGGCGGCGTCACCCTCAACCCACCGGCTTTCAGCGGGCACCTCCAGCAACCCACGGCGGACACGCCAGGCGTTCCCACGCTCACGGCCGACGCGTGGCCGGACTTTGAACGCGCCCTGCACGACCTGCTCGCCGCTGGGGCCAGCGACGACCTCCACCCGGCCGGGTACCTCGTGACCGGCGTGGCGTGGGCCGGCCAGGAACCTGAACAGCTGACCAGAGCGCTGCCCTGA
- a CDS encoding GAD-like domain-containing protein, whose translation MSRLDEAIEMFREDFKPAKPFKSISEQGLNCLPEEWQAFFREVGIASRKDGFIWTVDPSDYTWLLELFDLDMTPVARNSFADFYMIDKTGTLYSFLPQYRQMDRASSNAILSIAALGTKSTTDDPETLKRHKIEMKAGHRTAYDTCYCLRPIIPLGGSEEESELYVGDVKAYLELIAQATS comes from the coding sequence GTGTCAAGACTAGATGAAGCAATTGAAATGTTTCGCGAAGATTTTAAGCCCGCCAAGCCCTTCAAGTCCATCTCAGAACAGGGCCTGAACTGTCTCCCCGAGGAATGGCAGGCTTTCTTCAGGGAAGTGGGTATAGCCTCTAGGAAAGATGGGTTTATCTGGACAGTAGACCCAAGTGACTATACCTGGCTGCTAGAATTATTTGATCTTGATATGACGCCAGTAGCGAGAAATTCATTCGCCGACTTCTACATGATTGATAAAACTGGCACGCTCTATTCGTTTCTGCCGCAGTATAGACAAATGGACAGGGCTTCTTCCAATGCCATTCTCTCTATCGCCGCGTTGGGAACCAAGAGCACAACGGATGATCCCGAAACACTGAAACGCCACAAGATTGAAATGAAGGCAGGACACCGGACGGCGTATGACACGTGCTACTGCCTGCGCCCTATCATTCCATTGGGTGGTTCTGAGGAAGAATCCGAACTCTACGTTGGTGACGTGAAAGCCTATCTGGAGCTGATCGCTCAGGCGACCTCGTAG
- a CDS encoding polymorphic toxin type 15 domain-containing protein, with protein sequence MQPPAARSVPDARSPACLMCPRDRRYAQASFLAAVGGMIPIALTWLGKVAGLGNFGSKVKAVIQKVRGRLDRVVDKIVAKVKGLIEKLTGKSKGKSPESVRDQADGTYGVVKFTAGKERHSVYTEIKNNRPRIMIASTPMDAISQLQNFKKEAVAVGAGKELAGHFQQAGQEVGKGLSILKKSVTSNDFNVKNRLNEQALTTNNRIARYVEVIRSVTQQAKLNLPRMHRVDIAFTTGSFPEQKREFLLQLREQEAGLNAMTIASWEKNRSAFVARFIATGSGRDTTVANRAQRTSTRLSKAALIDDLAANIMANDPSITLKEARKKAAPHAETWIQQQRPLHNPDQVAGGEPAPAHPMAMGGKDVNGSIGPQWKTRIGQLDSQVAAYQASYPGVDCKKVNVNVRLTLS encoded by the coding sequence ATGCAGCCTCCTGCTGCCCGCAGCGTACCGGACGCCCGGTCACCCGCGTGCCTCATGTGCCCACGCGACCGCCGTTACGCGCAGGCGTCCTTTCTGGCGGCAGTGGGCGGCATGATTCCGATCGCGCTGACCTGGCTCGGGAAAGTTGCGGGACTGGGCAACTTCGGGAGCAAGGTCAAGGCAGTCATTCAGAAGGTGCGCGGCCGGCTCGACCGGGTGGTGGACAAGATCGTGGCCAAGGTCAAGGGCCTGATCGAGAAACTGACCGGCAAAAGCAAAGGGAAGAGTCCTGAATCTGTGAGAGACCAGGCAGATGGAACCTATGGAGTGGTGAAATTCACAGCAGGTAAAGAAAGGCATTCTGTTTACACTGAAATCAAGAATAATCGCCCCAGAATCATGATTGCCTCTACGCCAATGGACGCCATCTCGCAATTGCAGAATTTCAAGAAAGAGGCTGTCGCCGTTGGAGCAGGGAAGGAATTGGCTGGACACTTCCAGCAGGCGGGTCAGGAAGTTGGGAAGGGTCTGTCAATACTCAAAAAATCAGTTACATCCAATGATTTTAACGTCAAGAATAGACTGAATGAACAGGCGCTGACAACAAATAATCGGATCGCCAGATATGTTGAGGTGATCAGGAGTGTCACGCAGCAGGCAAAACTGAATCTGCCGAGGATGCACCGCGTAGACATTGCGTTTACGACCGGGAGTTTTCCTGAGCAGAAGCGGGAATTCCTGCTGCAACTCAGAGAGCAGGAAGCAGGCCTGAATGCCATGACGATCGCGAGCTGGGAAAAGAACCGGAGTGCATTCGTGGCGCGCTTCATTGCGACGGGCAGCGGAAGAGACACAACTGTTGCCAACAGGGCGCAGAGGACATCCACGAGGCTGAGTAAGGCCGCTTTGATTGATGATCTCGCGGCGAATATCATGGCCAATGACCCGTCAATCACGCTCAAAGAGGCGCGGAAGAAGGCCGCGCCTCACGCGGAGACCTGGATTCAACAGCAGCGCCCGCTTCATAACCCGGACCAGGTTGCGGGAGGCGAACCTGCTCCAGCACACCCGATGGCTATGGGCGGAAAGGATGTGAACGGTTCGATCGGTCCACAGTGGAAAACACGAATCGGTCAGCTGGACAGCCAAGTAGCAGCTTATCAAGCATCTTACCCCGGCGTAGATTGCAAGAAAGTCAACGTTAATGTTCGACTGACCCTCAGCTAA
- a CDS encoding lipase family protein — MTTAPQQRRPQAQPATTRPQQAAAPTVTPQASDPELKAALQYAATHPEALVEALNLGRFVYRPPNAGIFQRPIYPLQLKGIFDRLDRAALLDLRKRMQACRGLEFYAALATRFGGNYALAVQKRIGVQTDLSSTQLTFHAFVEQLTNRVSYMNDVNLDTLARDQDLQDADHDGNTQELESGVKPQQLLAFFGYHAGPPVSGLWGFQMRLFTPVPLAQIRDPAVRARRAQFSEPIVVFRGTEGVQATTREGGVDTMVGDFAKASVGVNQINANWDLIQLTMTQVKQAVFAGHSLGGGLAQVAAARMPGKVAEVITFQAPGLPKDLAAQFTAHSDAHSTHYRVAGDIVPQSGDTHLPGEIEYLTRFTQAGGLSKAAVDGTSSHVAYPLTTVLQGMDPTKLTPEQRAIVQYGAHDRQESGGTQARMTVTGSLNTKQDPRLKVEWARSTVVPAALNKLGYVEEMVQKNLGYNLLLEATQDRLKRDTTYELFRATYLWLGTVQVLPMSQTQNEMMSALGLPAFHKPMVPLPSPMKDVADHVNIPVGLPVIPSYLTQIRLNGGYVAIKDRDRQRVRENLLGHWTAWHPGQTQGQAWLKRLQQEGQR, encoded by the coding sequence TTGACCACCGCCCCCCAACAACGCCGCCCGCAGGCGCAACCGGCCACCACCCGCCCCCAGCAGGCGGCGGCGCCCACCGTCACGCCCCAGGCCAGCGACCCTGAGCTCAAAGCGGCCCTGCAATACGCCGCCACGCATCCCGAAGCGCTCGTCGAAGCGCTGAATCTCGGCCGGTTCGTCTACCGCCCACCGAACGCCGGGATCTTCCAGCGTCCCATATATCCCCTGCAGCTCAAAGGGATCTTCGACCGACTGGACCGCGCGGCCCTCCTGGATCTGCGCAAGCGGATGCAGGCTTGTCGTGGCCTGGAGTTCTACGCCGCGCTGGCCACACGCTTCGGTGGGAACTACGCCCTCGCCGTGCAGAAGCGCATCGGCGTGCAGACCGACCTCTCCTCCACTCAGCTGACCTTCCACGCATTCGTGGAACAACTCACCAACCGCGTCTCCTATATGAATGACGTCAACCTGGATACCCTGGCCCGCGATCAGGACCTCCAGGACGCGGACCACGACGGCAACACGCAGGAACTCGAAAGCGGCGTGAAGCCGCAGCAGCTTCTGGCGTTCTTCGGATACCACGCGGGCCCGCCCGTCTCCGGCCTGTGGGGCTTCCAGATGCGGCTGTTCACGCCTGTCCCCCTGGCACAGATCAGGGACCCGGCCGTTCGGGCGAGACGCGCGCAGTTCAGCGAGCCCATCGTGGTGTTCCGCGGGACGGAGGGCGTGCAGGCCACCACCCGGGAAGGCGGGGTCGACACCATGGTGGGCGACTTCGCGAAGGCCAGCGTGGGCGTGAACCAGATCAATGCGAACTGGGACCTGATCCAGTTGACGATGACCCAGGTGAAGCAGGCCGTGTTCGCTGGGCACAGCCTGGGTGGCGGGCTCGCGCAGGTGGCCGCCGCCCGCATGCCGGGCAAGGTCGCGGAGGTCATCACCTTCCAGGCGCCTGGACTCCCGAAGGACCTGGCGGCGCAGTTCACAGCGCACAGTGACGCGCACAGCACCCATTACCGCGTGGCGGGGGACATCGTGCCGCAGTCCGGGGACACGCACCTGCCCGGGGAGATCGAGTACCTCACGCGCTTCACGCAGGCGGGCGGCCTCTCGAAAGCAGCGGTGGACGGAACCAGCAGCCACGTGGCCTACCCGCTGACGACCGTGCTGCAGGGCATGGACCCGACAAAACTGACGCCGGAGCAGCGGGCCATCGTGCAGTACGGCGCGCATGACCGCCAGGAGTCGGGTGGCACGCAGGCACGCATGACCGTCACTGGCAGCCTGAACACGAAGCAGGACCCGCGCCTGAAGGTGGAGTGGGCCCGCAGCACGGTTGTCCCAGCAGCGCTCAACAAGCTGGGGTACGTCGAGGAGATGGTTCAGAAAAACCTCGGGTACAACCTGCTGCTGGAAGCGACGCAGGACCGACTCAAGAGAGACACCACCTACGAGCTGTTCCGGGCGACGTACCTGTGGCTGGGCACCGTGCAGGTCCTGCCGATGTCACAGACGCAGAATGAGATGATGAGTGCCCTGGGCTTGCCCGCCTTCCACAAACCTATGGTGCCCCTCCCGTCTCCCATGAAGGACGTCGCGGACCACGTCAACATTCCGGTCGGGCTGCCCGTCATCCCGTCGTACCTCACGCAGATCCGTTTGAACGGCGGGTACGTGGCGATCAAGGATAGAGATCGTCAAAGGGTTCGTGAAAATCTGCTGGGGCATTGGACGGCGTGGCATCCTGGTCAGACACAAGGACAGGCGTGGCTGAAACGACTTCAACAGGAAGGGCAGCGGTGA